One genomic segment of Gemmatimonadota bacterium includes these proteins:
- a CDS encoding NCS2 family permease, with protein sequence MNRYFDFAAHGTTLRTEVRAGIATFLTMAYIIVVNPAILEAAGLPREASITATILSAAFGTLIMGVYAKRPFAIAPYMGENAFIVFTVVKGMGFPWQTALGAIFLAGVLFTLLTVLRVRSWLANALPTSLKHSFAIGIGLFLTFIGLNQIGVVVPGVPGAPVALGALSSPTTLLALAGFVLTAWMLARRQTGALIIGILATTALSVLVGVTPLPGSVMSLPPSLAPVFGQLDIAGALTLQALPVVVIVFVMAFVDTIGTLIGLSARAGLLDAQGNLPDIEKPMLADALVNMAAPVLGTTTCGAFVESAVGIEEGGRTGMTAVVVAALFLLALFFAPLLTAVPIHATGVALVAIGLVMVGPIATLERDDQTEWIPALLTIVLMSFTFNIGVGMTAGLLLHPLLKVLTGRGREVPAAMWVLAGMSLVFYMVYPYH encoded by the coding sequence GTGAACCGCTACTTCGACTTCGCCGCGCACGGCACGACGCTCCGCACCGAGGTCCGCGCCGGCATCGCGACCTTCCTGACGATGGCGTACATCATCGTCGTGAACCCCGCGATCCTCGAGGCTGCGGGCTTGCCGCGCGAGGCATCGATCACGGCGACGATCCTCTCCGCCGCGTTCGGCACGCTCATCATGGGGGTCTACGCCAAGCGACCGTTCGCCATCGCGCCGTACATGGGCGAGAACGCCTTCATCGTCTTCACGGTCGTGAAGGGGATGGGCTTCCCGTGGCAGACCGCGCTCGGCGCGATCTTCCTCGCCGGTGTCCTCTTCACGCTGCTCACCGTGCTCCGCGTGCGGAGCTGGCTCGCGAACGCCCTGCCCACGTCGCTCAAGCACAGCTTCGCGATCGGCATCGGCCTGTTCCTCACATTCATCGGGCTCAATCAGATCGGCGTGGTCGTGCCGGGAGTGCCCGGGGCCCCGGTCGCCCTCGGGGCGCTCTCCAGCCCGACCACCCTCCTCGCGCTCGCGGGTTTCGTCCTCACGGCGTGGATGCTCGCGCGGCGCCAGACGGGCGCGCTCATCATCGGCATCCTCGCGACGACGGCACTGTCGGTGCTCGTGGGCGTCACCCCGCTCCCGGGCTCGGTGATGAGCCTGCCGCCGAGCCTCGCGCCGGTGTTCGGGCAGCTCGACATCGCCGGCGCGCTCACGCTCCAGGCGCTGCCGGTGGTCGTGATCGTGTTCGTGATGGCGTTCGTCGATACCATCGGCACGCTCATCGGGCTCTCGGCGCGGGCCGGGTTGCTCGACGCGCAGGGGAACCTTCCCGACATCGAGAAGCCCATGCTCGCCGACGCGCTGGTGAACATGGCGGCACCGGTGCTCGGGACCACGACCTGCGGCGCCTTCGTGGAGTCGGCGGTCGGGATCGAGGAGGGCGGCCGCACCGGGATGACCGCCGTGGTCGTCGCCGCGCTCTTCCTCCTCGCACTCTTCTTCGCGCCGTTGCTGACCGCGGTGCCGATCCACGCGACGGGCGTGGCGCTCGTCGCGATCGGCCTCGTGATGGTCGGTCCGATCGCGACGCTCGAGCGCGACGACCAGACGGAGTGGATCCCCGCGCTGCTCACGATCGTGCTCATGAGCTTCACCTTCAACATCGGCGTGGGGATGACCGCGGGGCTGCTGCTCCACCCGCTGCTCAAGGTGCTCACCGGCCGCGGACGCGAGGTGCCGGCGGCGATGTGGGTGCTCGCGGGGATGTCGCTCGTCTTCTACATGGTCTATCCCTACCACTGA
- a CDS encoding 5'-methylthioadenosine/S-adenosylhomocysteine nucleosidase produces the protein MAAGLLLLAACASGAVGAARGAAPHADQGRDAVPRIAVMSAFDAEWVALRAATTITERRVVNGRTIYLGTLAGHDVALMLSGFSMVNAAMTTQAVLDRFTITSIVFSGIAGGVNPGLNVGDVTVPAQWGNYQEMVFARETPNGFAPNRVTTPFPNFGMMFPQGTSVTVRNAPADSLERRFWFGADSAALAVAATVAARAPLKRCTASGACLAHAPRIVVGGNGVSGPTFVDNAAFREWAWTAFRADALDMETAAVAVVAHENRVPYIAFRSLSDLAGGGPGGNEVRVFGQLAAENSAAVVIEFLKALPRTTGSR, from the coding sequence ATGGCGGCCGGCCTCCTCCTGCTGGCCGCGTGCGCGTCCGGTGCCGTCGGTGCGGCTCGCGGTGCCGCTCCGCATGCCGATCAGGGTCGCGACGCGGTCCCGCGCATCGCCGTGATGTCCGCCTTCGACGCCGAGTGGGTCGCGCTGCGCGCGGCGACGACCATCACGGAGCGGCGCGTCGTGAACGGCCGCACGATCTATCTGGGCACGCTCGCCGGGCACGACGTCGCCCTCATGCTCAGCGGCTTCAGCATGGTCAACGCCGCAATGACCACCCAAGCCGTCCTCGACCGCTTCACCATCACGTCGATCGTCTTCTCCGGCATCGCCGGCGGCGTCAACCCTGGCCTGAACGTGGGCGACGTCACGGTGCCGGCGCAGTGGGGCAACTATCAGGAAATGGTCTTCGCCCGTGAGACGCCGAACGGCTTCGCGCCCAATCGCGTCACCACGCCCTTCCCCAACTTCGGGATGATGTTCCCGCAGGGCACCTCGGTCACCGTGCGGAACGCCCCCGCCGACTCGCTGGAGCGACGCTTCTGGTTCGGTGCGGACTCGGCCGCGCTCGCCGTCGCGGCGACGGTCGCGGCGCGCGCCCCGCTGAAGCGGTGCACGGCGAGCGGGGCGTGCCTCGCGCACGCCCCGCGCATCGTCGTCGGCGGGAACGGCGTGAGCGGCCCGACCTTCGTCGACAACGCGGCCTTCCGCGAGTGGGCGTGGACGGCCTTCCGCGCCGACGCGCTCGACATGGAGACGGCCGCGGTCGCGGTCGTCGCGCACGAGAACCGCGTCCCGTACATCGCGTTCCGCTCCCTCTCCGACCTGGCCGGCGGCGGGCCCGGCGGGAACGAGGTCCGCGTCTTCGGTCAGCTCGCCGCCGAGAACTCGGCCGCGGTCGTGATCGAGTTCCTCAAGGCGCTGCCCCGCACGACAGGCTCGCGGTGA
- a CDS encoding amidohydrolase family protein gives MRLGRSLPFLVTLVAGCSGAPTGQPVDILITGGTIVTMDSARRVLEDGAVAISGDRIIAVGPTAELTARYTAAQTIDAHRKIVMPGLIDGHGHAGHGLVKSLGMDTDEWYPATETIYARGSTVDFWRAEALLTGVEKVRFGVTTSLSFFGGGDMIMRTDDPMYGDAYMAALDTVGLRYFLAVGPRRPPFPKTYTQWRGDSALDVLVPFERQLEVSETLIKRWNGAGDGRLHIAMMFPTHHPETTPLTPTALAELTAQARATRALSKQYGLLFTQDGHSKGSVKFANDVFDILGPDAILSHATGMTDEEIAIVARTGTKVVHNPSANAAMREQFRLVELLDAGATVMLGSDGVAPDRSYDMFRHMFQAMRYHRAFFRDAKVLPAGKVLEMVTIDAARALGLEKEIGSLEPGKKADVILVDWFRPHLVPMNMPLYRLAYFANGNDVSTVLVNGRVLMRDRQVLTVNETQVLELAQREADLAIARTGLDSLTRTPAGFWGRSRLP, from the coding sequence ATGCGCCTCGGCCGATCGCTCCCGTTCCTCGTCACCCTCGTCGCCGGATGCAGCGGCGCGCCCACGGGGCAGCCCGTCGACATCCTCATCACCGGCGGCACCATCGTGACGATGGACTCCGCGCGCCGCGTGCTGGAAGACGGCGCCGTCGCCATCAGCGGCGACCGCATCATCGCGGTCGGGCCGACCGCGGAGCTGACGGCGAGGTACACGGCCGCGCAGACCATCGACGCGCACCGGAAGATCGTCATGCCGGGGCTCATCGACGGACACGGCCACGCGGGCCACGGCCTCGTGAAGTCCCTCGGGATGGACACGGACGAGTGGTACCCCGCGACCGAGACGATCTATGCGCGCGGTTCGACGGTGGACTTCTGGCGCGCCGAGGCGTTGCTGACCGGCGTGGAGAAGGTGCGGTTCGGCGTGACGACTTCGCTCAGCTTCTTCGGCGGCGGCGACATGATCATGCGCACCGATGATCCGATGTACGGCGACGCGTACATGGCGGCGCTCGACACCGTGGGGCTCCGCTACTTCCTCGCCGTCGGACCGCGGCGGCCACCCTTCCCGAAGACCTACACGCAGTGGCGCGGCGACTCGGCGCTCGACGTGCTGGTGCCGTTCGAGCGCCAGCTCGAGGTGTCGGAGACGCTCATCAAGCGCTGGAACGGCGCGGGCGACGGCCGCCTCCACATCGCGATGATGTTCCCCACGCACCATCCCGAGACGACCCCGCTCACGCCGACGGCGCTCGCGGAACTCACGGCGCAGGCGCGCGCCACGCGCGCGCTCTCGAAGCAGTACGGCCTGCTCTTCACGCAGGACGGGCACTCGAAGGGCTCGGTCAAGTTCGCCAACGACGTCTTCGACATCCTCGGCCCCGACGCGATCCTCTCGCACGCCACGGGGATGACCGACGAGGAGATCGCGATCGTCGCGCGCACGGGCACGAAGGTGGTGCACAATCCGAGCGCGAACGCCGCGATGCGCGAGCAGTTCCGCCTCGTCGAGCTCCTCGATGCCGGCGCCACGGTGATGCTCGGCTCCGACGGCGTCGCGCCCGACCGCAGCTACGACATGTTCCGGCACATGTTCCAGGCGATGCGGTACCACCGCGCCTTCTTCCGCGACGCGAAGGTCCTCCCGGCGGGGAAGGTCCTCGAGATGGTGACCATCGACGCGGCGCGCGCACTCGGGTTGGAGAAGGAGATCGGTTCGCTCGAGCCGGGCAAGAAGGCCGACGTGATCCTCGTCGACTGGTTCCGCCCGCACCTCGTTCCCATGAACATGCCGCTCTACCGGCTCGCCTACTTCGCCAACGGCAACGACGTGAGCACGGTGCTCGTGAACGGGCGCGTGCTCATGCGCGACCGCCAGGTGCTCACCGTGAACGAGACGCAGGTGCTCGAGCTGGCGCAGCGCGAGGCGGATCTCGCCATCGCGCGCACCGGGCTCGATTCGCTCACGCGGACGCCGGCGGGGTTCTGGGGCCGGAGCCGACTGCCCTGA
- a CDS encoding UDP-glucose--hexose-1-phosphate uridylyltransferase, which translates to MTESILLSNVHRRYDPLGDRWVLVSPHRGQRPWQGKVEALPITGRPAHDPTCYLCPGNARAAGATNPAYDGTFVFDNDFAALKPDTPAAALDVNGLLRAESESGICRVICFSPRHDLTLAEMDTPAIRRVVDTWVHETETLGARPGITHVQVFENKGEIMGCSNPHPHGQVWARATLPEEAQREARTQSAHFARHGRTLLADYLALEEERGDRVVCRNPHFTVVVPFWAVWPFETLVIARRPVASLPALTDDERDGLADILRQLTARYDGLFDVSFPYSAGVHQAPTDGTAHPEHHLHLHFYPPLLRSATVRKFMVGYEMLGMPQRDLTAEWSAERLRAVGSGPRTPPASA; encoded by the coding sequence GTGACCGAGTCGATCCTCCTCTCGAACGTCCATCGCCGCTACGACCCGCTCGGCGACCGGTGGGTGCTCGTCTCGCCGCACCGCGGCCAGCGGCCGTGGCAGGGGAAGGTCGAGGCACTGCCCATCACCGGGCGCCCCGCGCACGACCCCACCTGCTACCTCTGCCCCGGGAACGCGCGCGCGGCCGGGGCGACCAATCCGGCGTACGACGGCACCTTCGTCTTCGACAACGACTTCGCGGCGCTCAAGCCCGACACGCCCGCCGCCGCGCTCGATGTGAACGGCCTGCTCCGCGCCGAGTCGGAGTCGGGGATCTGCCGCGTCATCTGCTTCTCGCCGCGCCACGACCTCACGCTGGCCGAGATGGACACGCCGGCGATCCGCCGCGTGGTCGACACCTGGGTGCACGAGACCGAGACGCTCGGCGCGCGCCCGGGGATCACCCACGTGCAGGTCTTCGAGAACAAGGGCGAGATCATGGGGTGCAGCAATCCGCACCCGCACGGACAGGTCTGGGCGCGGGCGACCCTGCCAGAGGAAGCCCAGCGCGAGGCGCGGACGCAGTCGGCGCACTTCGCGCGGCACGGGCGCACCCTGCTCGCCGACTATCTCGCGCTCGAGGAGGAACGCGGCGACCGCGTGGTCTGCCGCAACCCGCACTTCACGGTCGTCGTGCCGTTCTGGGCGGTCTGGCCGTTCGAGACGCTCGTCATCGCGCGTCGGCCCGTGGCATCGCTCCCCGCCCTCACCGACGACGAGCGCGATGGGCTCGCCGACATCCTCCGCCAGCTCACGGCGCGCTACGACGGACTCTTCGACGTCTCGTTCCCCTACTCCGCCGGTGTGCACCAGGCCCCGACCGACGGTACTGCGCACCCCGAGCATCACCTGCACCTGCACTTCTATCCCCCGCTGCTCCGCTCGGCCACGGTGCGGAAGTTCATGGTCGGCTACGAGATGCTCGGCATGCCGCAGCGGGACCTGACGGCGGAGTGGAGCGCGGAGCGGCTCAGGGCAGTCGGCTCCGGCCCCAGAACCCCGCCGGCGTCCGCGTGA
- the galK gene encoding galactokinase: MTPNVVPAPARAVLTAFRSRYGASPDLVVRAPGRVNLIGEHTDYNDGFVLPLAIDRAVWIALAPTDERAIEITALDKQETGRIDLDHFAKDGPSWLEYVRGAAWALTQPGEPLRGWRGVMAGDVPLGAGLSSSAAVELATLRACAAASGREWDPRLMATHGQRAENAWVGVNCGIMDQMISAAGETGHALLIDCRSLALKPVPLPAEAVVVVMDTSTRRGLMDSAYNERRAQCEAAARHFKVDALRDVTLARFEAEAGALDAVTRRRARHVVSENARTVRAADALRAGDAATVGRLMDLSHESLRDDFAVSSPALDAIVEIAQAQDGCFGARMTGAGFGGCAVALVAATRAEAFVAAVRSDYRAATGLDAALYVTTAQPGASVISGPEAAALA, translated from the coding sequence ATGACCCCGAACGTCGTTCCCGCCCCCGCCCGAGCGGTCCTCACCGCGTTCCGCTCGCGGTATGGCGCATCCCCCGACCTCGTCGTGCGCGCGCCCGGGCGCGTGAACCTCATCGGCGAGCACACCGACTACAACGACGGCTTCGTCCTCCCGCTCGCGATCGACCGTGCCGTCTGGATCGCGCTCGCGCCCACGGACGAACGCGCGATCGAGATCACCGCGCTCGACAAGCAGGAGACGGGCCGGATCGACCTCGACCACTTCGCCAAGGACGGTCCGTCCTGGCTCGAGTACGTGCGCGGCGCCGCGTGGGCCCTCACGCAACCCGGTGAGCCGCTGCGCGGGTGGCGCGGCGTGATGGCGGGCGACGTCCCCCTTGGCGCCGGCCTCTCGTCGAGCGCCGCCGTCGAGCTCGCCACCCTGCGCGCCTGCGCCGCCGCGTCCGGGCGCGAATGGGATCCGCGCCTCATGGCGACGCACGGCCAGCGCGCCGAGAACGCGTGGGTGGGCGTGAACTGCGGGATCATGGACCAGATGATCTCCGCCGCGGGCGAGACGGGCCACGCGCTGCTGATCGACTGCCGCTCGCTCGCGCTGAAGCCGGTGCCGCTTCCTGCGGAGGCGGTCGTGGTGGTGATGGACACGAGCACGCGCCGCGGCCTGATGGACTCCGCCTACAACGAGCGCCGCGCGCAGTGCGAGGCGGCCGCGCGGCACTTCAAGGTCGATGCGCTCCGCGACGTGACGCTCGCCCGCTTCGAGGCCGAGGCGGGCGCGCTCGACGCGGTGACGCGCCGCCGTGCGCGGCACGTGGTGAGCGAGAACGCCCGCACCGTACGCGCCGCCGACGCGCTGCGCGCCGGCGATGCCGCGACGGTCGGGCGCCTGATGGACCTCTCGCACGAGAGCCTGCGTGACGATTTCGCGGTCTCGAGCCCCGCGCTCGACGCGATCGTCGAGATCGCGCAGGCGCAGGACGGCTGCTTCGGCGCGCGGATGACCGGCGCCGGCTTCGGTGGCTGCGCGGTCGCGCTCGTCGCCGCCACGCGGGCCGAGGCGTTCGTGGCGGCGGTGCGGTCCGACTACCGCGCCGCGACCGGGCTCGATGCGGCGCTCTACGTCACCACTGCGCAGCCGGGCGCCTCGGTGATCAGCGGCCCCGAAGCCGCGGCGCTCGCGTGA